GTGTCCTCCACCTTTTTGCTTCGTCGGGTCGCCTGCGGCGACCGCTCCTCGCAAAAACGTGGGCGAAAAACGACTCGTGACTCGCTTCGCTCGTCGCGGTGAACCGCCTCGCGCGCGGAGTGCGCTCGGCGGATGCTGGAACCGACTACTGGTAGTCGATGTCGCCCTCTCCCTCGCCGATCCACGCACCCCGGTCGGGCTCGCGGGACTGCAGCGGGTCGATGTCCTTGTACCAGGGGACGTTCTTCAGTTGCTCCTTGTTGTAGGCGAAGTCGTCCTTCGTGTCCGCGGTGAATTCGAAGTTCTGGGTCAGTAGGATGGCGTCGACGGGACAGACCTCCTCGCACAGCCGGCAGTAGATGCACTGGCCGATGTGGAGGTTGTACTGCTCGCCGTTGCGCTGATCGTCGGTGACGATGTGGATCGTATTGTTCGGACAGACGTTCTCGCACTGCCGACACCAGATACACCGCTCCTGGCTGAACTTGTGGACCCCGCGGAAGCGCGGGCTCACCTCCGGAGTGGTCTCCGGGTACTCGACGGTGAACGTCTCACCGTCCAGCGCGTGCTTCATCGTCGTTGCCATTGATTTGAGGACGCCGATCATTGTTGGTCACCTCCGGTTGTCGCAGTCGGACGAAGCAGATCGCGCATCAGACGATCACCCCGACGATGACCGCCGTGAGGATCAGGTTGGCGAAGGCCAGCACGAGCAGGCCCTTCCACCCGATCGTGATCAGTTGGTCGATCCGGACGCGGGGCACCGCGGAGCGGGCCCACTGCGTGAACATGAACACGCCCCAGATCTTGATCAGGAACCACACGATCCCGGGCAGGACGGGACCGGCGGGGCCGCCCAGGAAGATAGTCGCCACGATGGCGCCGCCCAGGAAGATGTGGACGAACTCGCCGAGGTAGATCAGCACGAAGTACACCGACGAGTACTCGGTCTGGTACCCGGCGACGATCTCCGTCGGCGCCTCCGGGATGTCGAAGGGGTTGCGGCCCACTTCGGCGAGATTCGCGATCATGAACAGGACGAACGCGAAGGGGTTCACGAAGGCGTACCACGCGGGGATGTCGATCCCGGCGATCGAGACCAGCGTCTCCGCCTGGGCCGCGACGATCCCGCTCATCTGGAGCGTGCCCGCGAACAGCACCACGGACACGCCCGTCAGGATCAGCGGGATCTCGTAGGCGAGGTTCTGCGCGACCGCGCGCAGGCCGCCGAGGAACGAGTACTTGTTGTTCGAGGCGTAGCCGGCCATCACCAGCCCGAGCGAGGCGATCGAGGCCACCGCGAACACGTACGCGAGGCCGGCCTCGGGATCGGCGAGGTGGATGCCGCTGCCCATGGGGATGACGGCGAAGCCAAGCAGCGCCGAGGACGCGATGACGAGCGGCGCGAGGTCCCAGGCGGGGCGGTCGACGCCGTCCGGCACGATCAGCTCCTTCGATATCAGTCGGACGGCGTCGGCCACGATGATCAGCAGGCCGGCGGGACCGTGCCGGTTGACGGCGATGCGGTCGGTGAACGCGGCGGTGATCTTCCGCTTGGCCCACGGGCCCGCAAGCGCCGCGTTCAGCAGCATGATCGTGCCGATGATGGTCGCACCGACGATGCTCAGCACGGCGAGGACGCCCGGGTTCGAGGGGTCCAGGCCGAGCAGGTCCGCCAGCGTCTCGGGGAGCGGCGCCGCCTGCATCAGCGATCCACCTCCCCGAGCACGATGTCGAGGCTACCGAGCGACGCGACCATGTCGGGCACGTACTCGCCCTCGGACATCACCGGCAGCGTCTGCAGGTTCGAGAAGCAGGGACTGCGGATCTTGAACCGGGCCGGCTTGTCCGTGCCGTCGGCGCGGATGTAGATGCCGAGTTCGCCCTTCGCGCCCTCGACGGCGCGGTACACCTCCGTGTCCGG
This genomic interval from Halomicrobium urmianum contains the following:
- a CDS encoding NuoI/complex I 23 kDa subunit family protein encodes the protein MIGVLKSMATTMKHALDGETFTVEYPETTPEVSPRFRGVHKFSQERCIWCRQCENVCPNNTIHIVTDDQRNGEQYNLHIGQCIYCRLCEEVCPVDAILLTQNFEFTADTKDDFAYNKEQLKNVPWYKDIDPLQSREPDRGAWIGEGEGDIDYQ
- a CDS encoding complex I subunit 1/NuoH family protein, which translates into the protein MQAAPLPETLADLLGLDPSNPGVLAVLSIVGATIIGTIMLLNAALAGPWAKRKITAAFTDRIAVNRHGPAGLLIIVADAVRLISKELIVPDGVDRPAWDLAPLVIASSALLGFAVIPMGSGIHLADPEAGLAYVFAVASIASLGLVMAGYASNNKYSFLGGLRAVAQNLAYEIPLILTGVSVVLFAGTLQMSGIVAAQAETLVSIAGIDIPAWYAFVNPFAFVLFMIANLAEVGRNPFDIPEAPTEIVAGYQTEYSSVYFVLIYLGEFVHIFLGGAIVATIFLGGPAGPVLPGIVWFLIKIWGVFMFTQWARSAVPRVRIDQLITIGWKGLLVLAFANLILTAVIVGVIV